From Fulvivirga lutea:
AAAGCATTTTAGGACTTCGCACGGTGAAGTCCAAATGCGCTATTACATCATGTTGTGGGGTCGTATTATTTTAATAACTGAAACCTGGATTGCCAGTTTTTTCAGAGTATTTGGCACCTACAATTCGATAAAATTCATCTTCTGTTAAACCGTACTTATCCATAAGTCTGGCTTTTAGCTCATTTCTTTTATTTTCAAAATATTGGAGAAGTCTATTTCTCTGGGAATGGATACCGGGATTGGCTGCTTCTAGAAGTTCATCCTTGGGAAGAAATCCTTTTTTTATTGTCGAGGAGTTATCAAAAACCGTTTCTAAGTTAACTGTGTGTTCTGCCAAATTAGTAACACGGAATTTGGTGCCATTCGGCACTTTATGATAGCATTCAGGACAATCAGGATAGCTAGAAATAAGTGTGTCCGTAGTCTCTTTAAAAAGGAAAATCTCATAAAAGACTTCAACTGTATCACCTATATTATAATTGAATGAGGGAACATGGTTCTTACTTATTGATTCGCTCCATGCTTCTACTAGTCCGATTGAAAGATCATCTAAAATATCAGTTTCAGTTACTTTATTATTCTCATTGCATGAAGTGATGAAAAATGCCAGAAATGATAAGAATACGTATCTCATTTTATTTGTCAAAATGCCCCACAACGCCCCTGTAAGGCGCGTTTGTTTACTTGTTTTACAGGGCATAAAACTAGCACGATTTGGGTTTAGAACCTAGTTCCGCAAAATGCAGCTTGAAACACCCCGTCCTTATAAATTGTCCGCAAGTTAAGAGATGAAAGTAGATGTGAAATGCTGACCCAAAACGTGCGGGCTGGCCGCACCAAAGCATATAGGACTTCGCACGGTGAAGTCCAAATGCGCTCTTACAAAATGTTGTGTAGCGTTATTGATTCAATTTTCTCATGAACTCTATGAATAGTGTTTGGCAATTTCTGCCAGTGTGATGAAGAACCTGTTATTCTTGCCTCCGTATGTGAGCTTCTCTTGATTTTTAAAACTATGAAGTCACCATAAACAAAATTACTGTCCGTATAGAGTTCAGAACTGAGATTTCTATATGGAATAAAAACATTCCCGGGAAGATGAGTAAAATATCCATAACAAAACATTCTTAGTTCTTCCTTCTCGTCATCGAATTCGAAACGGTCAATTTTGTCAAACCATGCAGTTGAAATAACATAGTAGGCGACAACCGCTACGGCTAACCAAGGTATTGTTGTTGTAATGACGTCCCAATGGTCAGCAATAAATTGTCTGTTATTTTCTTCATTGATACCAGAAAATCCTGTTCTTCTTGTTTTTGTATAGGCAACTATGAATAATAAACCCCATATACCCCACCAAGCTGCCAGCCAAAATGCAATTAATTTAAGCCACTTAAAAAAAAGTAATTCTCTCCTCTCTTTTACTTGATATACTTCCACTCTCTAAGTTTAGATGCTACACAACGCCCCTGTAAGGCGCGTTTGTTTACTTGTTTTACAGGGCATAAAACTAGCACGATTTGGGTTTAGAACCTAGTTCCGCAACATGCAGATTGAAACACTGCGTTCCTGTTGGTCGTCCACAAGTTAAGAGATGAAAGTGGATGTGAAATGCCAACCCAAAACGTGCGGGCAAACCGCACCAAAGCATTTAAGGACTTCGCATGGTGAAGACCAAATGCGCTCTTACACCGTGTTAGCATTATTTTTCCCATTCATTCGTCCAATTAATATTGAAACATAGAAATACATCCATGCAACGCCAGCAGCAGTCCACCAAAAGTCACCTTCGTATATTAAATAAATCGTTATGAAGAAAGTAACTAATGCCAGAAAAAGATACCAATAGTTTACTTTACTAAAATCAAATTCAGAAAGATTAGAATTCGTTTTAAATGGCTCTTTTAAGCCAATTAAATTAAGTAAAAACCACACTAAGAATGTTACAAAAAGTAGAGGAACAGCCATCATTGGAATTCCAACTGAGTCGGCCCATGGTGGATATCGATATCTGTGCATTTCTAGTAATAAATCACCTACATATCCACCGACAGTGATTAATGTGGCAAGCAATCCAATAATTACGATTAACCATTTGTTTTTAGGCACTTTTATATTGAATCCATTTTTAGGTAAAATTATTAAAATGGCAAATCCAATGGTAATTAGAATAATGCTGTAATTTTCTAATGAATATTTGGGTGTCAGATATTCAATTCTTAGTTGATGAAATTCCTCTGATTTATTCTCAGAGTTCATCAATTCGTTTACCTGATTTTCAAATTCTTGTCTGTCAGTATAGCCATTTAGAGTTTGGGAATATCCAAGTATGCCCAGTCCAATGATTAATAGTGCTACCCCAACTTTTCGATTCATAATTAATGCTAACCTTTAGATTGAGTCGATATAATTATTCAAAGATATCCATTATGGTTATTGTAAAGTGAACTTGTGGGTAACTCGAAAGAGTTATCCATAAATACACTTTAAAAAAAGAAGCAGGTTAGGAACCATGCGCTAACCAGGTTAATGACCTATGGGGCGATTTGGCAACCTGCTTCTCATTTACATGTTCAAATGGATATCCGGGAACGTTCACCGCGTAGTCCCAATACCAAGGTTTAGAATTAATTAAATGAAATTATGAAGAAACTAGCTTTAACCCAAACCCTTTACCCCTATATCGTAGGAGTAGATGTAAGCAAAGAGAGTATCGATGTTTGCATGATCGACACAGCGCAAGATCGCTGTGAGAGCAAAGTATTGACCAACACCAAGGAAGGTTATATGAAGCTAAAACAATGGATGAAACGCTTAGGCAATGATGTAGATAACCAGACTCTGTTCTGTATGGAACACACCGGTATTTACACCCGTAATCTGGTCAAGTACTTACTAAGTAGGGGGTGTAAAGTTTGGATGGAGTCATCACTTCATATTAAAAGGAGTATGGGTCTAGTACGAGGCAAGACCGATAAGATTGATGCTGAGCGGATTGCAATGTTTGCCTATACACACCAAAAAGAGGCTAAATTGGTAACGATGACACACGCTACCCTAGACAGGCTCCAGTACTTAATGCGTACACGAGTGCGTTTGATGAAAGGATTGCAGAGCCAGGAGAAGGCCATTAATGAAATGGAATACTTTGATAAGAAAGCGGGACGTGAGATGCGCATGATGTGTCGTCAGGCGCTAGAAGGTCTGAATAAATCATTAGCTAAAGTAGAGGCAAAGATGTTGGAGCTGGTGAGTATCGATAGGGAAGTACGAGCACTTTACGAATTGATAACATCGGTAAAGAGTGTTGGTAAAGTATTGGCAATAGACTTGATAGTCTATACCCATGGGTTTACTAGAATGCTAGATGGTCGGAAGTTGGCCTGCTATTGTGGTGTGGCACCTTTTGAGTATCGGAGTGGTACAAGTATTCATTCCCCGTCAGGCACGTCACAATTTGCCAATAAGATATTGAAGAGTCATTTGCATATGGCTTCAATGAATGCCATTCGTTGTCATCAGGAACTTAGGGAATATTACCTGCGAAAAGTGGAAGAAGGAAAAGGGAAAATGAGTGCTATTAACGCTGTGAGAAATAAACTACTACATCGAATAGTGGCAGTGGTAAAACGAGGAACACCTTATGTAGAGAAATTGGATAAAAAGTAGACAAACTACTTGTTTTTATCATGGATATCGCCCCTGTAAGGCGCGTTTGTTTACTTGTTTTACAGGGCATAAAACTAGCACGATTTGGGTTTAGAACCTAGTCGAGATACAAGCAGCTTAAGACACCCCGTCCTTATAAATTGTCCGCAAGTTAAGAGATGAAAGGGGAGGTGAAATGCTAACCCAAAACGTGCGGGCTAACCGCACCAAAGCATTTAGGACTTCGCACGGTGAAGTCCAAATGCGCTCTTACGCCATGTTAGCCACAGGTTTTACCAATAATTAGTTTTGTAAAAGACAAACTGATCTAGCGTATCTTTTGAAGTGTGCCTTACAAATAGAGCTATCGTATCTGGAAAATCCCAAGTGGTTGTAATTTGATAGTCCTTGTTATATGTCACATTATAAATGTCAAAATTAGTAATAGACGAACCATCAATTATATCTGCAATGTATGTATAGGTTTTGTCATTAAAGAGTCCGGTAAAGTGATAGATCTTTACTTTCGTTTTATAAGTTACATCGAATACTTTTATGTCATAATTAGTTTCATAAATCTTTTCAATAATTGAAGATGAGTCAAGTTGATTTGAGTCAATATTTTTTAGAATTTGACTGTAAAGATTTGTCCTAATAGGTTCAGGTAATTTTAAGTCGATGGACACTACATTCTTAGGCAGTAGGTGGAGCGAATCTTGAGTTACTTCATCAATATTGCCCTGATATTTCAAATGAATAGCACTCTCAGAAATGTCATTATATTTACTTTCAGGACTGCTGCATGAAAATATGATTACAGAAAGAATTAAAAGTGATCTCATGAATTGTGGCTAACGCCCCTGTAAGGCGCGTTTGTTTACTTGTTTTACAAGGCATAAAACTAGCACGATTTGGGTTTAGAACCTAGTCGCAATACAAGCAGCTTAAGACACCCCGTCCTTATAAATTGTCCACAAGTTAAGAGATGAAAGTGGATGTGAAATGCTAACCCAAAACGTGCGGGCCAGCCGCACCAAAGCATTTAGGACTTCGCACGGTGAAGTCCAAATGCGCTATTACATCATGTTGGCGATAGTTATTTCCTTCCTAGAAGTTTCTTGAGCTTCAAGTAGGAGTTCATCGGAAAATCATGTTCAACCCACTTTTCTTTGTACCCTTCAATTCCTTCTTTAATGTAAATTCGTTCAAGATTATCACAGATTTTGTTAGCAAAATCAAACAATGAGGTAGTTCGCTTAAAAACAACTTCATAATCTGTTTTACTATGCATATTCCAGCTAGCCCAATCTTTAAACCAACGGACTTCGATTTCAAGTAAATCATCCTTTGGATTAATCAGTGACATTAGATGTTCACCAGGTTCACTCATGAAGATGGTTTGAGACTCCTTACCACCTTTTAAAAGTAAGTTCATTGCATCAGTAAGTTCACCAAGTGAGTCATGCAGGTATGAGACAGTCATTGTTTCTGAGTCTGTTCCCTCACTAATTGTTGCATCAGCCCAACCAGCGCTGTCTAGGTTATAAAAAAAATCAACCGTCATTTATTCTCCTAAATCTTTACCTAATGCAGAAAATTATCGCCAACGCCCCTGTAAGGCGCGTTTGT
This genomic window contains:
- a CDS encoding IS110 family RNA-guided transposase is translated as MKKLALTQTLYPYIVGVDVSKESIDVCMIDTAQDRCESKVLTNTKEGYMKLKQWMKRLGNDVDNQTLFCMEHTGIYTRNLVKYLLSRGCKVWMESSLHIKRSMGLVRGKTDKIDAERIAMFAYTHQKEAKLVTMTHATLDRLQYLMRTRVRLMKGLQSQEKAINEMEYFDKKAGREMRMMCRQALEGLNKSLAKVEAKMLELVSIDREVRALYELITSVKSVGKVLAIDLIVYTHGFTRMLDGRKLACYCGVAPFEYRSGTSIHSPSGTSQFANKILKSHLHMASMNAIRCHQELREYYLRKVEEGKGKMSAINAVRNKLLHRIVAVVKRGTPYVEKLDKK